The window AAACTCAGCTTGATAATCAGACTACCATTGAGAGATTAAGGCAGGCAGGGGCCATTCTAGAGAAAGAAGGGGCTATTTGGTTGAGTGGAGAGAAGGCTGGCCTAGACAAGGATGAGGTACTCGTGCGTTCAACTGATGGCCAAGAAACCTATTTCTTAAAAGATATTACATATCAATTAACTAAATTAGAAGATCGGCGCTTTGACAGAGCAATTACAATTGTTGGGCCTGACCACCATGGACAGGAGCAACGACTATTGGCGGCCCTACGTCTCTTGGGGCATGATGGGTTTGTGCCACTTTGGACACAAACAGTCCGCCTAACTAAAGACGGGCAAGAGTTTAAGATGAGTAAACGTCGAGGAAATTACATCGTTTTGGATGAATTTTTAGATATTGTACCAACTGATACGGCTCGCTTCTTCTTTGCTTTACGTGATACGAATAGTCATTTAGATTTGGATCTAGACTTGCTTGCTACTCAAAATAAGCATAATCCACTATTTTACGTAATGTACTCTTATGTTCGAGCTGGTTCAGTGTTAGACAAGGTTGATGCGGTTGATGAGCCGAGTGAGATCGAGCTAGACGAGACTCAGAAGCAAATTTTACGAAGTTTTATCGAGATTGCTCAATTAATCGGGCAGACAACAGAGACCCAGCAAGTCCACCATGTTCTACATAAAATGATTGAGGTTGCCCGTTATTTTCATGATTGGTATGAAAATAACCCAGTTATTAATGAGGGTGATGGCGATTTGCGCCGTAGTCGAATATATTTCCTGCAAAAGTATCGCATAGCTCTTGCAACCCTATTCGATTTGATTGGCATTGAAGCGCAAGAGAAAATGTAGCTCAACGGGGGGGTTAATACGTGGTGAAAAAGACTACATCAAAATATATGGATGGCCTCAATGCGGAGCAGGAAAAGGCGGTTTCACATATTTCAGGTCCTGCTATGGTGATTGCTGGAGCTGGGACGGGGAAAACTAAAGTTATAACTTCGCGCATAGCCTATCTGATAGAGCAGGGGCATGCATTGCCAGAGGAGATTTTGGCTCTGACTTTTACCGAAAAAGCCACTACCGAAATGGAGGAACGAGTAGATAAACTATTACCCTACGGGTATGTAGATACTCATATCAAGACTTTTCATGCTTTAGGTTATGAAATATTGCAGGAGCATGGCTTTGAAATAGGCTTACCTCCGCAGCTTAAAGTAATATCAAGCTTACAGCAACATATTTTATTGCAGGAAATATTAGAGTCTTTCGATGAGGTTAAATATTTTCGACCATCACATAATCCTCAGCAGTTTAGGTCAGTATTATTACAGCTTTTCTCTAGATTAAAGGATGATGGCTTGCACCCAGAAGAGTATTACAGCGAGCTCCAGATACTCCAGAAGAGTAACCCTAATCTTTTGGATGCTGATGAATGGGATAAATACTATGAAGCATCTAAAATATATGCAATCTATCAAGATAGTATGAGCAGTCGAGGATTTTTAGATTATGGAGATCAGTTATTATATGTTTATAATTTATTGTTAAAAAAACAACATTTACGTCGTAAATATCAAAAGTTGTATAAATATGTGCTAGTTGATGAGTATCAAGACA is drawn from bacterium and contains these coding sequences:
- a CDS encoding arginine--tRNA ligase, with amino-acid sequence MFLRKYQDILKDLHSSIEVVLGGQAEFAEFAQSVSFCDIRFGDLATNIALQKSKLLKRHPRDLAQQVVDQINKDGRFAISEVAGPGFINIRLHEKSYIKLFQALEAEFYTSQIGNGRRVNLEFISANPTGPLVLVNAWGGYYGDILASCYQSQGYEVQREYYLNDGGNQITQLGRAVQRAAGAKFSSEQAKELYRGEYIDSLAVEFIKDYGDANSLIQADPQEVGDKAQAQILEQYIKPTLKRLGINHDKVYPETQLDNQTTIERLRQAGAILEKEGAIWLSGEKAGLDKDEVLVRSTDGQETYFLKDITYQLTKLEDRRFDRAITIVGPDHHGQEQRLLAALRLLGHDGFVPLWTQTVRLTKDGQEFKMSKRRGNYIVLDEFLDIVPTDTARFFFALRDTNSHLDLDLDLLATQNKHNPLFYVMYSYVRAGSVLDKVDAVDEPSEIELDETQKQILRSFIEIAQLIGQTTETQQVHHVLHKMIEVARYFHDWYENNPVINEGDGDLRRSRIYFLQKYRIALATLFDLIGIEAQEKM